A DNA window from Coffea arabica cultivar ET-39 chromosome 6c, Coffea Arabica ET-39 HiFi, whole genome shotgun sequence contains the following coding sequences:
- the LOC113693699 gene encoding uncharacterized protein isoform X2, whose amino-acid sequence MYLPVPVNFIFIGFEGKGNQAFKLHAEELERWFTKIDHVFEHSRIPHIGEVLTPFYKISIDREQRHHLPLVSRINYNFSVHAIELGEKVTSIFEHAIDVFGRKDDVLDTRDDVAGLWQVDVDMMGVLFTSLVEYLHLGDAYNIFILNPKREGKRTKYGYRRGLSETEINLLKENKALQSRIFQSGSVPDSVLALEKIESPSHEKRTMAKFSWTITEDTDTVEWYNHCLDALNNIERQYQGKDTADIIQSKILQSLRGKYEDLKLLFEKNIKSGDFNGFHAECLTDAWIGKDRWAFIDLTAGPFSWGPAVGGEGVRTDLSLPNVEKTIGAVLEISEDEAEDRLQEAIQEKFAVFGDKDHHAIDILLAEIDIYELFAFKHCKGRRVKLALCEELDERMQDLKNELQSFEGEEYDESHKKKAIDALKRMENWNLFSDTYEGSQNYTVARDTFLAHLGATLWGSMRHIISPSLADGAFHYYEKISFQLFFITQEKTRNIKLLPVDLKSLQHGLSSLVVPSQKVMFSQQMLPLSEDSALAMAFSVARRAAAVPLLLVNGTYRKTVRTYLDSSILQHQLQRLNEHGSLKGSHAHSRSTLEVPIFWFIHGDPVLVDKYYQAKALSDMVIVVQSEESSLESHLQCNGQSLLLDLRRPIKAAMASVAEHLAGLLPLHLVYSQAHETAVEDWIWSVGCNPLSITSQGWHISKFQSDTIARSYILTTLEESIQIVNSAIQLLVVERTSEQTFKAFQSMERELVNKYNYVVSLWRRISTVTAELRYDNAMGLLNTLEDASKGFADYVNSSLATLHPIHCTRQREVKVEFDVTTVPAFLIVLVVLWVILRPRRPKPKIN is encoded by the exons ATGTACCTTCCTGTCCCTGtgaatttcattttcatagggTTTGAAGGGAAGGGGAATCAAG CATTTAAGTTACATGCTGAAGAACTGGAGCGCTGGTTCACAAAAATTGATCACGTCTTTGAGCATTCGAGGATCCCTCatattggtgaagttttgaccCCATTTTACAAGATAAGCATAGATAGAGAACAACGGCATCATCTTCCTCTAGTCAGTCGTATAAACTACAA CTTCTCTGTTCATGCCATTGAACTGGGTGAGAAAGTCACATCTATATTTGAGCATGCAATAGATGTCTTTGGACGCAAGGATGATGTGCTGGATACAAG GGATGATGTAGCTGGTCTTTGGCAAGTCGATGTGGATATGATGGGTGTCCTCTTCACTAGTCTTGTGGAATATTTGCATTTAGGAGATGCTTACAACATATTTATCTTGAATCCTAAGCGCGAGGGAAAAAGAACTAAATATGGCTACAG GAGAGGGTTATCCGAGACTGAGATAAACCTTCTTAAGGAG AATAAGGCCTTGCAATCAAGAATTTTTCAGTCAGGAAGTGTCCCAGATAGTGTTCTTG ctCTTGAAAAGATCGAAAGTCCTTCACATGAAAAGCGTACGATGGCAAAATTTTCCTGGACAATTACAGAAGATACCGATACG GTAGAATGGTATAATCATTGCCTAGATGCACTCAACAATATTGAAAGGCAATATCAAGGGAAGGACACGGCTGATATCATTCAGAGCAAAATTTTGCAG TCCTTGAGGGGTAAATATGAAGATTTGAAGCTTCTGTTTGAGAAGAATATTAAGTCTGGGGATTTTAATGGCTTTCATGCAGAATGCCTTACAGATGCGTGGATTGGAAAGGACAG GTGGGCATTTATTGATTTAACTGCGGGTCCTTTTTCCTGGGGTCCTGCTGTTGGTGGAGAAGgtgtgcggacagatttgagcCTACCCAATGTTGAAAAAACCATTGGCGCAGTTTTAG aaATTTCTGAAGATGAAGCTGAAGATCGCTTGCAAGAGGCAATTCAGGAAAAGTTTGCTGTATTTGGTGAT AAAGACCATCACGCAATTGATATCCTTCTTGCGGAAATTGATATATATGAGCTGTTTGCATTCAAACATTGCAAGGGAAGGAGGGTTAAGCTTGCTCTTTGTGAAG AGCTTGACGAGAGAATGCAAGACTTGAAAAATGAGCTCCAATCTTTTGAGGGAGAGGAATATGATGAAAGCCATAAGAAAAAGGCGATCGATGCCTTGAAGCGAATGGAGAACTGGAACTTGTTTAGTGATACTTATGAG GGTTCCCAGAATTACACAGTCGCGCGTGATACCTTCCTTGCACATTTAGGTGCCACTTTGTGGGGTTCCATGAGACACATAATATCTCCTTCCCTTGCAGATGGGGCTTTCCATTATTATGAGAAAATATCTTTTCAGTTATTTTTCATCACGCAGGAG AAAACAAGGAACATCAAGTTGTTACCTGTTGATCTTAAAAGTCTTCAGCATGGCCTTTCCTCTCTGGTGGTGCCTTCTCAGAAAGTGATGTTCAGTCAGCAGAT GTTGCCACTGTCTGAGGATTCTGCATTGGCAATGGCCTTCTCTGTTGCTCGTAGAGCAGCTGCTGTCCCACTACTGCTTGTTAATGGAACCTACAGGAAAACTGTTCGCACCTACCTTGACTCTTCAATTCTTCAACATCAGTTGCAGAGGTTGAATGAACATGGTTCCTTGAAAG GTTCACATGCACATAGCAGGTCCACACTGGAGGTTCCCATTTTTTGGTTTATCCATGGTGATCCAGTGTTGGTTGACAAATATTACCAGGCAAAGGCACTTTCTGATATGGTAATTGTTGTTCAGTCAGAAGAATCATCATTGGAAAGCCACCTACAATGCAATGGACAGTCCCTTCTATTGGACTTGAG GAGGCCCATAAAAGCTGCAATGGCATCTGTTGCTGAACATTTGGCTGGGTTACTTCCTCTTCATCTTGTATATAGTCAAGCACATGAAACTGCAGTGGAG GACTGGATTTGGTCAGTAGGTTGCAATCCTTTATCCATCACCTCTCAAGGTTGGCATATTTCTAAGTTCCAGTCTGATACCATTGCTCGGAGCTATATACTCACAACTCTTGAGGAGTCGATACAAATTGTTAATTCTGCAATCCAGCTTCTTGTTGTCGAGCGTACAT CGGAACAGACTTTCAAGGCCTTTCAATCTATGGAACGTGAGTTGGTGAACAAATATAACTATGTTGTTAGCCTATGGAGAAGA atttcaaCCGTCACTGCAGAACTACGGTATGACAATGCCATGGGACTACTTAATACACTGGAGGACGCATCAAAAGG TTTTGCCGATTACGTAAATTCAAGTCTTGCCACTCTCCACCCAATTCATTGCACAAGGCAGAGGGAAGTTAAGGTTGAATTTGACGTGACAACCGTTCCTGCTTTTTTGATCGTCCTTGTCGTACTCTGGGTCATTTTAAGACCAAGAAGACCAAAGCCCAAGATCAACTGA
- the LOC113693699 gene encoding uncharacterized protein isoform X3: MFRRRFNRSFSFFFLLILLLGNGSYGSRVGQRKSGRSSVFSLFNLKEKSRFWSESVLRTDFDDLESSKPDKESAANYTKAGTIGHYLKLFEVDAMYLPVPVNFIFIGFEGKGNQAFKLHAEELERWFTKIDHVFEHSRIPHIGEVLTPFYKISIDREQRHHLPLVSRINYNFSVHAIELGEKVTSIFEHAIDVFGRKDDVLDTRDDVAGLWQVDVDMMGVLFTSLVEYLHLGDAYNIFILNPKREGKRTKYGYRRGLSETEINLLKENKALQSRIFQSGSVPDSVLALEKIESPSHEKRTMAKFSWTITEDTDTVEWYNHCLDALNNIERQYQGKDTADIIQSKILQSLRGKYEDLKLLFEKNIKSGDFNGFHAECLTDAWIGKDRWAFIDLTAGPFSWGPAVGGEGVRTDLSLPNVEKTIGAVLEISEDEAEDRLQEAIQEKFAVFGDKDHHAIDILLAEIDIYELFAFKHCKGRRVKLALCEELDERMQDLKNELQSFEGEEYDESHKKKAIDALKRMENWNLFSDTYEGSQNYTVARDTFLAHLGATLWGSMRHIISPSLADGAFHYYEKISFQLFFITQEKTRNIKLLPVDLKSLQHGLSSLVVPSQKVMFSQQMLPLSEDSALAMAFSVARRAAAVPLLLVNGTYRKTVRTYLDSSILQHQLQRLNEHGSLKGSHAHSRSTLEVPIFWFIHGDPVLVDKYYQAKALSDMVIVVQSEESSLESHLQCNGQSLLLDLRRPIKAAMASVAEHLAGLLPLHLVYSQAHETAVEDWIWSVGCNPLSITSQGWHISKFQSDTIARSYILTTLEESIQIVNSAIQLLVVERTCILSS; the protein is encoded by the exons ATGTTTCGACGTCGTTTCAATCGAtcattctctttcttcttcctcttgatTTTG TTACTGGGGAATGGATCCTATGGGTCACGAGTTGGGCAGCGTAAAAGTGGACGATCATCTGTGTTTTCATTGTTCAACCTCAAAGAGAAGAGTAGGTTTTGGAGCGAGTCTGTTTTACGTACTG attttgatgatttggaatcATCTAAACCTGACAAAGAGAGTGCTGCTAATTACACCAAGGCAG GCACTATTGGACACTATCTGAAGCTTTTTGAGGTTGATGCAATGTACCTTCCTGTCCCTGtgaatttcattttcatagggTTTGAAGGGAAGGGGAATCAAG CATTTAAGTTACATGCTGAAGAACTGGAGCGCTGGTTCACAAAAATTGATCACGTCTTTGAGCATTCGAGGATCCCTCatattggtgaagttttgaccCCATTTTACAAGATAAGCATAGATAGAGAACAACGGCATCATCTTCCTCTAGTCAGTCGTATAAACTACAA CTTCTCTGTTCATGCCATTGAACTGGGTGAGAAAGTCACATCTATATTTGAGCATGCAATAGATGTCTTTGGACGCAAGGATGATGTGCTGGATACAAG GGATGATGTAGCTGGTCTTTGGCAAGTCGATGTGGATATGATGGGTGTCCTCTTCACTAGTCTTGTGGAATATTTGCATTTAGGAGATGCTTACAACATATTTATCTTGAATCCTAAGCGCGAGGGAAAAAGAACTAAATATGGCTACAG GAGAGGGTTATCCGAGACTGAGATAAACCTTCTTAAGGAG AATAAGGCCTTGCAATCAAGAATTTTTCAGTCAGGAAGTGTCCCAGATAGTGTTCTTG ctCTTGAAAAGATCGAAAGTCCTTCACATGAAAAGCGTACGATGGCAAAATTTTCCTGGACAATTACAGAAGATACCGATACG GTAGAATGGTATAATCATTGCCTAGATGCACTCAACAATATTGAAAGGCAATATCAAGGGAAGGACACGGCTGATATCATTCAGAGCAAAATTTTGCAG TCCTTGAGGGGTAAATATGAAGATTTGAAGCTTCTGTTTGAGAAGAATATTAAGTCTGGGGATTTTAATGGCTTTCATGCAGAATGCCTTACAGATGCGTGGATTGGAAAGGACAG GTGGGCATTTATTGATTTAACTGCGGGTCCTTTTTCCTGGGGTCCTGCTGTTGGTGGAGAAGgtgtgcggacagatttgagcCTACCCAATGTTGAAAAAACCATTGGCGCAGTTTTAG aaATTTCTGAAGATGAAGCTGAAGATCGCTTGCAAGAGGCAATTCAGGAAAAGTTTGCTGTATTTGGTGAT AAAGACCATCACGCAATTGATATCCTTCTTGCGGAAATTGATATATATGAGCTGTTTGCATTCAAACATTGCAAGGGAAGGAGGGTTAAGCTTGCTCTTTGTGAAG AGCTTGACGAGAGAATGCAAGACTTGAAAAATGAGCTCCAATCTTTTGAGGGAGAGGAATATGATGAAAGCCATAAGAAAAAGGCGATCGATGCCTTGAAGCGAATGGAGAACTGGAACTTGTTTAGTGATACTTATGAG GGTTCCCAGAATTACACAGTCGCGCGTGATACCTTCCTTGCACATTTAGGTGCCACTTTGTGGGGTTCCATGAGACACATAATATCTCCTTCCCTTGCAGATGGGGCTTTCCATTATTATGAGAAAATATCTTTTCAGTTATTTTTCATCACGCAGGAG AAAACAAGGAACATCAAGTTGTTACCTGTTGATCTTAAAAGTCTTCAGCATGGCCTTTCCTCTCTGGTGGTGCCTTCTCAGAAAGTGATGTTCAGTCAGCAGAT GTTGCCACTGTCTGAGGATTCTGCATTGGCAATGGCCTTCTCTGTTGCTCGTAGAGCAGCTGCTGTCCCACTACTGCTTGTTAATGGAACCTACAGGAAAACTGTTCGCACCTACCTTGACTCTTCAATTCTTCAACATCAGTTGCAGAGGTTGAATGAACATGGTTCCTTGAAAG GTTCACATGCACATAGCAGGTCCACACTGGAGGTTCCCATTTTTTGGTTTATCCATGGTGATCCAGTGTTGGTTGACAAATATTACCAGGCAAAGGCACTTTCTGATATGGTAATTGTTGTTCAGTCAGAAGAATCATCATTGGAAAGCCACCTACAATGCAATGGACAGTCCCTTCTATTGGACTTGAG GAGGCCCATAAAAGCTGCAATGGCATCTGTTGCTGAACATTTGGCTGGGTTACTTCCTCTTCATCTTGTATATAGTCAAGCACATGAAACTGCAGTGGAG GACTGGATTTGGTCAGTAGGTTGCAATCCTTTATCCATCACCTCTCAAGGTTGGCATATTTCTAAGTTCCAGTCTGATACCATTGCTCGGAGCTATATACTCACAACTCTTGAGGAGTCGATACAAATTGTTAATTCTGCAATCCAGCTTCTTGTTGTCGAGCGTACATGTATCCTTTCTTCATG A
- the LOC113693699 gene encoding uncharacterized protein isoform X1, protein MFRRRFNRSFSFFFLLILLLGNGSYGSRVGQRKSGRSSVFSLFNLKEKSRFWSESVLRTDFDDLESSKPDKESAANYTKAGTIGHYLKLFEVDAMYLPVPVNFIFIGFEGKGNQAFKLHAEELERWFTKIDHVFEHSRIPHIGEVLTPFYKISIDREQRHHLPLVSRINYNFSVHAIELGEKVTSIFEHAIDVFGRKDDVLDTRDDVAGLWQVDVDMMGVLFTSLVEYLHLGDAYNIFILNPKREGKRTKYGYRRGLSETEINLLKENKALQSRIFQSGSVPDSVLALEKIESPSHEKRTMAKFSWTITEDTDTVEWYNHCLDALNNIERQYQGKDTADIIQSKILQSLRGKYEDLKLLFEKNIKSGDFNGFHAECLTDAWIGKDRWAFIDLTAGPFSWGPAVGGEGVRTDLSLPNVEKTIGAVLEISEDEAEDRLQEAIQEKFAVFGDKDHHAIDILLAEIDIYELFAFKHCKGRRVKLALCEELDERMQDLKNELQSFEGEEYDESHKKKAIDALKRMENWNLFSDTYEGSQNYTVARDTFLAHLGATLWGSMRHIISPSLADGAFHYYEKISFQLFFITQEKTRNIKLLPVDLKSLQHGLSSLVVPSQKVMFSQQMLPLSEDSALAMAFSVARRAAAVPLLLVNGTYRKTVRTYLDSSILQHQLQRLNEHGSLKGSHAHSRSTLEVPIFWFIHGDPVLVDKYYQAKALSDMVIVVQSEESSLESHLQCNGQSLLLDLRRPIKAAMASVAEHLAGLLPLHLVYSQAHETAVEDWIWSVGCNPLSITSQGWHISKFQSDTIARSYILTTLEESIQIVNSAIQLLVVERTSEQTFKAFQSMERELVNKYNYVVSLWRRISTVTAELRYDNAMGLLNTLEDASKGFADYVNSSLATLHPIHCTRQREVKVEFDVTTVPAFLIVLVVLWVILRPRRPKPKIN, encoded by the exons ATGTTTCGACGTCGTTTCAATCGAtcattctctttcttcttcctcttgatTTTG TTACTGGGGAATGGATCCTATGGGTCACGAGTTGGGCAGCGTAAAAGTGGACGATCATCTGTGTTTTCATTGTTCAACCTCAAAGAGAAGAGTAGGTTTTGGAGCGAGTCTGTTTTACGTACTG attttgatgatttggaatcATCTAAACCTGACAAAGAGAGTGCTGCTAATTACACCAAGGCAG GCACTATTGGACACTATCTGAAGCTTTTTGAGGTTGATGCAATGTACCTTCCTGTCCCTGtgaatttcattttcatagggTTTGAAGGGAAGGGGAATCAAG CATTTAAGTTACATGCTGAAGAACTGGAGCGCTGGTTCACAAAAATTGATCACGTCTTTGAGCATTCGAGGATCCCTCatattggtgaagttttgaccCCATTTTACAAGATAAGCATAGATAGAGAACAACGGCATCATCTTCCTCTAGTCAGTCGTATAAACTACAA CTTCTCTGTTCATGCCATTGAACTGGGTGAGAAAGTCACATCTATATTTGAGCATGCAATAGATGTCTTTGGACGCAAGGATGATGTGCTGGATACAAG GGATGATGTAGCTGGTCTTTGGCAAGTCGATGTGGATATGATGGGTGTCCTCTTCACTAGTCTTGTGGAATATTTGCATTTAGGAGATGCTTACAACATATTTATCTTGAATCCTAAGCGCGAGGGAAAAAGAACTAAATATGGCTACAG GAGAGGGTTATCCGAGACTGAGATAAACCTTCTTAAGGAG AATAAGGCCTTGCAATCAAGAATTTTTCAGTCAGGAAGTGTCCCAGATAGTGTTCTTG ctCTTGAAAAGATCGAAAGTCCTTCACATGAAAAGCGTACGATGGCAAAATTTTCCTGGACAATTACAGAAGATACCGATACG GTAGAATGGTATAATCATTGCCTAGATGCACTCAACAATATTGAAAGGCAATATCAAGGGAAGGACACGGCTGATATCATTCAGAGCAAAATTTTGCAG TCCTTGAGGGGTAAATATGAAGATTTGAAGCTTCTGTTTGAGAAGAATATTAAGTCTGGGGATTTTAATGGCTTTCATGCAGAATGCCTTACAGATGCGTGGATTGGAAAGGACAG GTGGGCATTTATTGATTTAACTGCGGGTCCTTTTTCCTGGGGTCCTGCTGTTGGTGGAGAAGgtgtgcggacagatttgagcCTACCCAATGTTGAAAAAACCATTGGCGCAGTTTTAG aaATTTCTGAAGATGAAGCTGAAGATCGCTTGCAAGAGGCAATTCAGGAAAAGTTTGCTGTATTTGGTGAT AAAGACCATCACGCAATTGATATCCTTCTTGCGGAAATTGATATATATGAGCTGTTTGCATTCAAACATTGCAAGGGAAGGAGGGTTAAGCTTGCTCTTTGTGAAG AGCTTGACGAGAGAATGCAAGACTTGAAAAATGAGCTCCAATCTTTTGAGGGAGAGGAATATGATGAAAGCCATAAGAAAAAGGCGATCGATGCCTTGAAGCGAATGGAGAACTGGAACTTGTTTAGTGATACTTATGAG GGTTCCCAGAATTACACAGTCGCGCGTGATACCTTCCTTGCACATTTAGGTGCCACTTTGTGGGGTTCCATGAGACACATAATATCTCCTTCCCTTGCAGATGGGGCTTTCCATTATTATGAGAAAATATCTTTTCAGTTATTTTTCATCACGCAGGAG AAAACAAGGAACATCAAGTTGTTACCTGTTGATCTTAAAAGTCTTCAGCATGGCCTTTCCTCTCTGGTGGTGCCTTCTCAGAAAGTGATGTTCAGTCAGCAGAT GTTGCCACTGTCTGAGGATTCTGCATTGGCAATGGCCTTCTCTGTTGCTCGTAGAGCAGCTGCTGTCCCACTACTGCTTGTTAATGGAACCTACAGGAAAACTGTTCGCACCTACCTTGACTCTTCAATTCTTCAACATCAGTTGCAGAGGTTGAATGAACATGGTTCCTTGAAAG GTTCACATGCACATAGCAGGTCCACACTGGAGGTTCCCATTTTTTGGTTTATCCATGGTGATCCAGTGTTGGTTGACAAATATTACCAGGCAAAGGCACTTTCTGATATGGTAATTGTTGTTCAGTCAGAAGAATCATCATTGGAAAGCCACCTACAATGCAATGGACAGTCCCTTCTATTGGACTTGAG GAGGCCCATAAAAGCTGCAATGGCATCTGTTGCTGAACATTTGGCTGGGTTACTTCCTCTTCATCTTGTATATAGTCAAGCACATGAAACTGCAGTGGAG GACTGGATTTGGTCAGTAGGTTGCAATCCTTTATCCATCACCTCTCAAGGTTGGCATATTTCTAAGTTCCAGTCTGATACCATTGCTCGGAGCTATATACTCACAACTCTTGAGGAGTCGATACAAATTGTTAATTCTGCAATCCAGCTTCTTGTTGTCGAGCGTACAT CGGAACAGACTTTCAAGGCCTTTCAATCTATGGAACGTGAGTTGGTGAACAAATATAACTATGTTGTTAGCCTATGGAGAAGA atttcaaCCGTCACTGCAGAACTACGGTATGACAATGCCATGGGACTACTTAATACACTGGAGGACGCATCAAAAGG TTTTGCCGATTACGTAAATTCAAGTCTTGCCACTCTCCACCCAATTCATTGCACAAGGCAGAGGGAAGTTAAGGTTGAATTTGACGTGACAACCGTTCCTGCTTTTTTGATCGTCCTTGTCGTACTCTGGGTCATTTTAAGACCAAGAAGACCAAAGCCCAAGATCAACTGA
- the LOC113691562 gene encoding organic cation/carnitine transporter 7: MGDPSSVHTVDEALSTIGFGNFQTVLLLYGALGWVAEAMELMILSFIGPVLQSEWRLSSSKESLISTVVFAGMLIGAYLWGHISDNWGRKKGFLGAAILSAGAGLLSAFSPNYITFVTCRFFAGIGLAAGYLFTSWFLEFVPTSNRGSWMMVFSSFWTVGTIFEASLAWIVMPRWGWRWLLVLSSVPYFLVLLFYKCVPESPRYLSAKGRLKEAHEILEKAAQLNGMELPSDTLVSDQVKNLDEGLSLVGETQLLSSSQNELLEPRNRCRPPTLLSLFSQKYIRTTLLLWFLYFANTFSYYGVILLTSQLSSMVNKCGSITFLSVGSQDSRLYINVFLTSLAEVPGLVLAAFIVDRVGRKVSMVIMFTLGFILLLPLVVQQNGVLTTALLFGARMFVSATFEVACVYAPEVYPTDIRASAVGLTTSIGRIGGMLCPLVAVALVSDCHQTAAVILILAMIFLSAVSVAFLPFETGGRDLSESVHQPVVE; encoded by the exons ATGGGAGATCCAAGCTCTGTACATACGGTGGATGAAGCCCTTTCGACTATTGGTTTCGGAAATTTCCAGACGGTTTTGCTTCTTTATGGTGCACTTGGATGGGTTGCAGAAGCAATGGAATTGATGATTCTCTCCTTCATTGGACCTGTACTTCAGTCTGAATGGAGACTCTCTTCTAGTAAAGAAAGCCTCATATCAACAGTTGTTTTTGCTGGCATGTTGATTGGCGCATATTTGTGGGGTCATATATCAGACAACTGGGGAAGAAA GAAGGGATTTCTTGGGGCAGCTATACTTAGTGCCGGTGCTGGACTGTTGAGCGCTTTCTCACCAAATTACATAACATTCGTCACTTGTCGATTTTTTGCTGGGATTGGTTTAGCAGCTGGATACTTATTTACATCATGGTTCTTAGAGTTTGTCCCTACTTCAAACAGAGGTTCTTGGATGATGGTTTTCTCAAGTTTCTGGACAGTTGGAACAATATTTGAAGCGTCTCTTGCATGG ATTGTCATGCCAAGATGGGGATGGAGGTGGCTACTTGTGCTGTCTTCTGTGCCATATTTTCTTGTGCTTCTGTTTTACAAATGTGTACCCGAGTCTCCACGGTATCTAAGTGCAAAAGGTAGACTGAAAGAAGCACATGAAATTTTGGAGAAAGCAGCACAGCTTAACGGAATGGAACTTCCCTCTGATACCCTTGTTTCTGATCAAGTCAAGAACTTGGATGAAGGATTGTCTCTTGTGGGAGAGACACAGTTGCTTTCCTCTTCGCAGAACGAACTACTTGAACCTAGAAATAGATGCCGGCCGCCAACCCTACTATCACtcttttcacaaaaatatatcaGAACAACTCTTCTACTGTGGTTTTTATATTTTGCAAACACATTCTCATATTATGGCGTTATATTGCTGACTTCTCAGCTCAGCTCCATGGTAAATAAATGCGGATCAATCACCTTCCTTTCAGTGGGAAGCCAGGATTCTCGCCTTTATATAAATGTCTTTCTTACAAGTTTGGCAG AGGTTCCTGGACTTGTTTTAGCAGCATTTATAGTGGACAGAGTTGGTCGCAAAGTCTCCATGGTGATCATGTTTACTCTAGGTTTCATACTCCTACTTCCACTAGTAGTCCAACAAAATGGAGTATTGACTACAGCTCTGTTATTTGGAGCACGCATGTTTGTTTCAGCTACCTTTGAAGTTGCTTGTGTTTATGCCCCAGAG GTATATCCTACTGATATCAGAGCAAGTGCCGTCGGGCTTACAACTTCTATAGGAAGAATTGGTGGCATGCTATGCCCTCTTGTTGCCGTTGCGTTGGTCAGTGATTGCCATCAAACAGCAGCAGTCATTCTGATCTTGGCAATGATATTTCTTTCAGCAGTCTCTGTCGCATTTTTGCCATTTGAAACAGGGGGAAGAGACTTGTCTGAGTCTGTGCATCAGCCCGTAGTTGAatag